The following are encoded in a window of Carya illinoinensis cultivar Pawnee chromosome 15, C.illinoinensisPawnee_v1, whole genome shotgun sequence genomic DNA:
- the LOC122296357 gene encoding nicotinamidase 1-like isoform X2: protein MVSPTIDLLKGEIPLEQESVVLPDDALTGLILVDIINGFCTVGAGNLAPRQPNSQISGMIKESERLARLFCEKKWPIMAFLDSHHPNKPEDPYPPHCIVGTDESNLVPALRWIENEPNVTIRRKDCFDGYLGSTEADGSNVFVDWVKKNQIKSLLVVGICTDICVLDFVCSTLSARNLGFLTPLQDVVVYSRACATFDIPLHVAIDTKGALAHPQEFMHHVGLYMAKERGAKIASEVSFNAPKITAGT, encoded by the exons ATGGTGTCTCCGACAATTGATCTTTTGAAGGGTGAGATTCCTCTTGAGCAAGAGTCCGTGGTCTTGCCCGATGATGCTCTCACCGGTCTTATCCTTGTCGACATCATCAATGGTTTCTGTACTGTTGGTGCTGGAAATCTG GCACCAAGACAGCCTAACAGCCAGATTTCTGGCATGAtcaaagaatcagaaaggctGGCCAGATTGTTTTGTGAGAAGAAATGGCCAATCATGGCATTTCTTGATTCTCATCATCCAAACAAGCCCGAGGATCCATATCCTCCTCATTGTATTGTTGGCACGGACGAGTCAAATCTGGTTCCTG CTCTGCGATGGATAGAGAATGAACCTAATGTAACAATAAGGCGCAAGGACTGTTTTGATGGATACTTGGGTTCAACTGAGGCTGATGGTTCAAATGTTTTTGTGGATTGGGTGAAGAAGAATCAGATCAAATCT TTACTGGTTGTCGGGATATGCACTGATATATGTGTGCTGGACTTCGTATGCTCTACATTATCGGCAAGGAACCTTGGGTTTCTCACCCCTCTACAGGATGTGGTGGTGTATTCTCGGGCATGTGCCACATTTGACATTCCTCTCCATGTTGCCATAGACACCAAAGGGGCTTTAGCTCACCCCCAG GAGTTTATGCATCATGTTGGGCTATACATGGCAAAAGAAAGGGGAGCAAAAATAGCAAGTGAAGTGTCATTCAATGCACCAAAGATAACAGCCGGGACATGA
- the LOC122296356 gene encoding disease resistance protein RUN1-like isoform X1 translates to MSTSSSMAFQLGASSSLSFSSSSIRRWTHDVFLNFRGEDVRQNFVSHLYHALHQRGINTYIDNNLKRGEEISLELLKTIDGSMISIVVLSKNYSDSKWCLDELLKILACKETVKQIVLPIFYDVDPSDVRHQKGSFGEAFAKLRYKFKDEVKVTKWGAALEKVANLSGLELGDRNESEFIQDIIKWVDSKMVDHTPLNIAKNPVGIESRVQYIYQHLNMGRNDIICMVGIFGIGGIGKTTVSKEIYNRISYQFEGSCFLKNVRETSKAGGLIQLQKTLLYDILGIRLKFHDTDKGINVIRHRLCSKRILLILDDVDGLVQLETLAGARDWFGLGSRIIITTRDQEILDNFEVDSKCEVMTLDDNEALELFSLYAFKKDEPLEDYMDLSKQVIKYAQGLPLALTVLGSDLKGRNIDQWKSALDKYRKIPHRKIQSVLQISYDSLEIGEKDMFLDIAFFFKGEPLAKIMKIFDSCGFYPVHGIQRLMEKCLITVERYGDECVWMHDLLQVMGKEVVQEKSSKDPSKRSRLWFYKDVREVLEEDTGPNEIEGMVIDFPEDDEEISLHTEAFRHMKRLRILINRNARFSHGPNYLSDKLRVLDWYNYPLPYLPHNFQGKNLIVFRMHDSIIKELGDGFKPKNLTTMAFRSCSYLTEIPDLSSTPNLKELTVKYCVSVVKVHDSVGSLEYLSKLDFEGCSKLRILPRSLKLRSLHLLNLGYCSSLHDLPEMECKMECLRHLSLHGTAVEELPLSIGNLVGLERLYLRNCKSLLHLPIALIQLQYLSLLFIGGCTNIVKKMRDDGQSLDLPNDSTTMEDEISNPSNGNTTLQVLNLQISCSHPESNLFPLYSFFTMFNSSTSLHELDLSMTDIVSLPTNIKEFVTLTNIYLGDCHKLEEIAELPPNIKHIDVSGCKSLERFLEVSKILEFNGNHIRSLENIDMGGCNKMHENLWNDKVQNPLLWKGLYDYDVTLFPKNQIPNWFKYVHEFLDNEMEKGHDDDARRRGTEEWAIDIEGPHYLEDISEIVLYVVLFYNDARQWRRIFCDAKITSKGSNHVCSVQKWVELVNMDWKNEGGTRYDVWVGYSNLQPFEQKVLDNLQVQFCFRARCPFELEPFYKSCRAKVVYKNETRANRERKMDEANVPNSPQ, encoded by the exons ATGAGCACTTCTTCTTCCATGGCCTTTCAATTAGgagcttcttcctctctctcattctcttcttcttccattcgTAGGTGGACTCACGatgtattcttgaattttagAGGTGAGGATGTTCGTCAAAACTTTGTTTCTCATCTATACCATGCTTTGCATCAAAGAGGAATCAACACTTACATAGACAATAATCTCAAAAGAGGAGAGGAAATTTCATTAGAACTTCTCAAAACAATTGATGGATCAATGATTTCTATCGTTGTACTTTCCAAGAACTATTCAGATTCTAAATGGTGTTTAGATGAGCTGTTGAAGATCCTTGCGTGTAAGGAAACGGTGAAACAAATTGTTCTACCCATATTTTACGATGTAGATCCATCAGATGTACGACATCAAAAAGGGAGTTTCGGAGAAGCATTTGCCAAACTTAGATATAAGTTCAAGGATGAAGTAAAGGTTACAAAGTGGGGGGCAGCTTTGGAAAAAGTAGCCAATTTGTCCGGATTAGAATTAGGGGACAG GAATGAATCAGAGTTTATTCAAGATATCATTAAATGGGTGGACTCAAAAATGGTAGATCATACACCTCTTAATATTGCTAAGAATCCAGTTGGAATAGAGTCCCGTGTACAATACATTTATCAACATTTAAATATGGGAAGGAATGATATTATATGCATGGTAGGGATATTTGGAATCGGTGGAATTGGTAAGACAACTGTTTCAAAAGAGATCTATAACAGGATTTCTTATCAATTTGAAGGAAGTTGTTTCTTGAAAAACGTTAGAGAAACTTCAAAAGCAGGAGGTCTGATCCAGCTACAAAAGACACTTCTTTATGATATTTTGGGAATACGTTTAAAATTTCATGATACTGACAAAGGCATCAATGTAATTAGGCATAGACTTTGCTCTAAAAGGATCCTCctaattcttgatgatgtggatggCTTGGTCCAACTAGAAACATTAGCTGGAGCTCGCGATTGGTTTGGTTTAGGAAGTAGAATCATCataacaacaagagatcaaGAAATACTAGATAACTTTGAAGTTGATTCAAAATGCGAGGTGATGACTTTGGATGACAATGAAGCTCTTGAGCTGTTTAGCTTGTATGCTTTTAAGAAAGATGAACCACTTGAAGATTACATGGACCTCTCCAAACAAGTGATAAAATATGCTCAAGGTCTTCCTCTAGCTTTAACAGTGCTAGGTTCGGATCTAAAAGGTCGAAATATAGATCAATGGAAAAGTGCATTGGATAAGTATAGAAAAATTCCCCACCGAAAAATTCAGAGCGTACTTCAAATAAGTTATGATAGTTTggaaattggtgagaaagacatgttccttgatattgcatttttcttcaaaggAGAACCTTTGGCTAAGAtcatgaaaatatttgatagttGCGGTTTTTATCCGGTTCATGGTATCCAAAGGCTTATGGAAAAGTGTCTTATTACAGTTGAAAGGTATGGTGATGAATGTGTTTGGATGCATGACTTACTACAAGTTATGGGTAAAGAAGTTGTTCAAGAAAAATCATCCAAAGATCCTAGCAAACGTAGCAGATTGTGGTTTTACAAGGATGTTCGTGAAGTGTTGGAAGAAGATACG GGGCCAAACGAAATTGAAGGTATGGTAATAGATTTTCCTGAAGACGATGAGGAGATAAGCTTGCATACAGAAGCATTTCGACATATGAAAAGACTTAGGATCCTGATAAATCGTAATGCACGTTTTTCTCATGGACCTAATTATCTCTCTGACAAGTTAAGAGTCCTTGATTGGTATAACTATCCTTTACCATATTTGCCACATAATTTTCAAGGGAAGAATCTAATTGTCTTTAGAATGCATGATAGCATCATCAAGGAATTAGGGGATGGATTCAAGCCCAAG AATTTGACGACCATGGCTTTCAGATCTTGTAGTTACTTAACAGAAATTCCAGATCTTTCAAGCACCCCTAATTTGAAGGAATTGACTGTCAAATATTGTGTCAGTGTAGTTAAGGTGCATGATTCCGTTGGATCTTTGGAATATCTTTCTAAGTTGGATTTTGAGGGATGCTCTAAACTCcgaattcttccaagaagccttaaGTTGAGATCTTTACACTTGCTTAATCTTGGATATTGCTCAAGCCTCCATGATCTTCCTGAAATGGAGTGCAAAATGGAATGTTTACGTCACTTGAGTCTACATGGAACTGCTGTAGAAGAACTACCTTTATCCATTGGGAACCTTGTTGGACTTGAGCGTTTATATCTAAGGAACTGCAAAAGCCTTCTACATCTCCCAATTGCTTTGATCCAGTTGCAATATTTAAGCCTGCTTTTTATTGGTGGTTGTACAAATATTGTAAAGAAGATGCGGGATGATGGACAATCCCTTGATCTGCCTAATGATTCTACAACAATGGAAGATGAGATATCAAATCCAAGCAATGGAAACACTACATTACAAGTATTGAATCTTCAAATTAGTTGTTCCCATCCAGAATCAAATTTATTTCCACTATATAGTTTCTTTACCATGTTTAATTCCTCGACCAGCTTGCATGAGTTAGATTTATCGATGACTGATATTGTTAGCCTTCCCACGAACATCAAAGAATTCGTTACACTAACTAATATTTACTTGGGAGACTGTCATAAACTCGAAGAAATAGCAGAGCTTCCTCCAAATATAAAACACATAGATGTTAGTGGATGCAAGTCACTAGAAAGATTTTTGGAAGTATCAAAAATATTGGAATTCAATGGAAACCACATCAGATCGCTAGAAAATATTGATATGGGCGGCTGCAACAAAATGCATGAGAATTTATGGAATGATAAAGTGCAAAATCCTTTATTGTGgaag GGACTCTATGATTATGACGTTACTTTGTTTCCGAAAAATCAGATTCCAAACTGGTTCAAatatgttcatgagtttttagATAATGAAATGGAGAAAGGGCATGATGATGATGCCCGACGGAGGGGAACAGAAGAATGGGCAATAGATATTGAAGGGCCACACTATTTGGAGGATATTAGTGAAATTGTATTGTATGTCGTACTGTTTTACAATGATGCTCGTCAATGGCGCAGAATTTTTTGTGATGCTAAGATTACCAGTAAGGGCTCAAATCATGTATGCAGTGTTCAGAAATGGGTAGAGTTGGTTAATATGGATTGGAAGAACGAGGGAGGAACTCGATATGATGTATGGGTGGGGTATTCCAATTTGCAACCTTTTGAGCAAAAGGTTTTGGACAACTTGCAAGTCCAATTTTGTTTCCGTGCTCGTTGTCCCTTTGAGCTGGAGCCGTTTTATAAAAGTTGCAGAGCCAAGGTGGTATACAAGAATGAAACAAGAGCAAacagagaaagaaaaatggatgaAGCCAATGTTCCAAACAGTCCTCAATAG
- the LOC122296357 gene encoding nicotinamidase 1-like isoform X1, whose translation MVSPTIDLLKGEIPLEQESVVLPDDALTGLILVDIINGFCTVGAGNLAPRQPNSQISGMIKESERLARLFCEKKWPIMAFLDSHHPNKPEDPYPPHCIVGTDESNLVPGPQLLALRWIENEPNVTIRRKDCFDGYLGSTEADGSNVFVDWVKKNQIKSLLVVGICTDICVLDFVCSTLSARNLGFLTPLQDVVVYSRACATFDIPLHVAIDTKGALAHPQEFMHHVGLYMAKERGAKIASEVSFNAPKITAGT comes from the exons ATGGTGTCTCCGACAATTGATCTTTTGAAGGGTGAGATTCCTCTTGAGCAAGAGTCCGTGGTCTTGCCCGATGATGCTCTCACCGGTCTTATCCTTGTCGACATCATCAATGGTTTCTGTACTGTTGGTGCTGGAAATCTG GCACCAAGACAGCCTAACAGCCAGATTTCTGGCATGAtcaaagaatcagaaaggctGGCCAGATTGTTTTGTGAGAAGAAATGGCCAATCATGGCATTTCTTGATTCTCATCATCCAAACAAGCCCGAGGATCCATATCCTCCTCATTGTATTGTTGGCACGGACGAGTCAAATCTGGTTCCTG GCCCCCAACTTCTAG CTCTGCGATGGATAGAGAATGAACCTAATGTAACAATAAGGCGCAAGGACTGTTTTGATGGATACTTGGGTTCAACTGAGGCTGATGGTTCAAATGTTTTTGTGGATTGGGTGAAGAAGAATCAGATCAAATCT TTACTGGTTGTCGGGATATGCACTGATATATGTGTGCTGGACTTCGTATGCTCTACATTATCGGCAAGGAACCTTGGGTTTCTCACCCCTCTACAGGATGTGGTGGTGTATTCTCGGGCATGTGCCACATTTGACATTCCTCTCCATGTTGCCATAGACACCAAAGGGGCTTTAGCTCACCCCCAG GAGTTTATGCATCATGTTGGGCTATACATGGCAAAAGAAAGGGGAGCAAAAATAGCAAGTGAAGTGTCATTCAATGCACCAAAGATAACAGCCGGGACATGA
- the LOC122296903 gene encoding uncharacterized mitochondrial protein AtMg00820-like has product MSAKIRALEVNATWILEPLPPSKKPIGCKWIFKTKLETDGSVETYKSWLVAKVYIQVEGLDYHETFVPVAKMTTVRCLLTATKIGSSINLMSIMLFCTVILMKRST; this is encoded by the coding sequence ATGTCAGCTAAGATCCGAGCCTTAGAGGTTAATGCCACTTGGATTCTTGAGCCTCTTCCTCCTAGTAAGAAACCCATTggatgtaaatggattttcaaaaCTAAACTCGAAACTGACGGTTCCGTTGAGACGTACAAATCTTGGCTAGTTGCCAAAGTTTACATTCAGGTTGAAGGCCTTGACTATCATGAAACCTTTGTTCCAGTTGCTAAAATGACCACTGTTCGCTGCTTACTGACTGCCACAAAAATTGGGTCATCCATTAACTTGATGTCAATAATGCTTTTCTGCACGGTGATCTTAATGAAGAGGTCTACATGA
- the LOC122296356 gene encoding disease resistance protein RUN1-like isoform X2, giving the protein MSTSSSMAFQLGASSSLSFSSSSIRRWTHDVFLNFRGEDVRQNFVSHLYHALHQRGINTYIDNNLKRGEEISLELLKTIDGSMISIVVLSKNYSDSKWCLDELLKILACKETVKQIVLPIFYDVDPSDVRHQKGSFGEAFAKLRYKFKDEVKVTKWGAALEKVANLSGLELGDRNESEFIQDIIKWVDSKMVDHTPLNIAKNPVGIESRVQYIYQHLNMGRNDIICMVGIFGIGGIGKTTVSKEIYNRISYQFEGSCFLKNVRETSKAGGLIQLQKTLLYDILGIRLKFHDTDKGINVIRHRLCSKRILLILDDVDGLVQLETLAGARDWFGLGSRIIITTRDQEILDNFEVDSKCEVMTLDDNEALELFSLYAFKKDEPLEDYMDLSKQVIKYAQGLPLALTVLGSDLKGRNIDQWKSALDKYRKIPHRKIQSVLQISYDSLEIGEKDMFLDIAFFFKGEPLAKIMKIFDSCGFYPVHGIQRLMEKCLITVERYGDECVWMHDLLQVMGKEVVQEKSSKDPSKRSRLWFYKDVREVLEEDTGPNEIEGMVIDFPEDDEEISLHTEAFRHMKRLRILINRNARFSHGPNYLSDKLRVLDWYNYPLPYLPHNFQGKNLIVFRMHDSIIKELGDGFKPKNLTTMAFRSCSYLTEIPDLSSTPNLKELTVKYCVSVVKVHDSVGSLEYLSKLDFEGCSKLRILPRSLKLRSLHLLNLGYCSSLHDLPEMECKMECLRHLSLHGTAVEELPLSIGNLVGLERLYLRNCKSLLHLPIALIQLQYLSLLFIGGCTNIVKKMRDDGQSLDLPNDSTTMEDEISNPSNGNTTLQGLYDYDVTLFPKNQIPNWFKYVHEFLDNEMEKGHDDDARRRGTEEWAIDIEGPHYLEDISEIVLYVVLFYNDARQWRRIFCDAKITSKGSNHVCSVQKWVELVNMDWKNEGGTRYDVWVGYSNLQPFEQKVLDNLQVQFCFRARCPFELEPFYKSCRAKVVYKNETRANRERKMDEANVPNSPQ; this is encoded by the exons ATGAGCACTTCTTCTTCCATGGCCTTTCAATTAGgagcttcttcctctctctcattctcttcttcttccattcgTAGGTGGACTCACGatgtattcttgaattttagAGGTGAGGATGTTCGTCAAAACTTTGTTTCTCATCTATACCATGCTTTGCATCAAAGAGGAATCAACACTTACATAGACAATAATCTCAAAAGAGGAGAGGAAATTTCATTAGAACTTCTCAAAACAATTGATGGATCAATGATTTCTATCGTTGTACTTTCCAAGAACTATTCAGATTCTAAATGGTGTTTAGATGAGCTGTTGAAGATCCTTGCGTGTAAGGAAACGGTGAAACAAATTGTTCTACCCATATTTTACGATGTAGATCCATCAGATGTACGACATCAAAAAGGGAGTTTCGGAGAAGCATTTGCCAAACTTAGATATAAGTTCAAGGATGAAGTAAAGGTTACAAAGTGGGGGGCAGCTTTGGAAAAAGTAGCCAATTTGTCCGGATTAGAATTAGGGGACAG GAATGAATCAGAGTTTATTCAAGATATCATTAAATGGGTGGACTCAAAAATGGTAGATCATACACCTCTTAATATTGCTAAGAATCCAGTTGGAATAGAGTCCCGTGTACAATACATTTATCAACATTTAAATATGGGAAGGAATGATATTATATGCATGGTAGGGATATTTGGAATCGGTGGAATTGGTAAGACAACTGTTTCAAAAGAGATCTATAACAGGATTTCTTATCAATTTGAAGGAAGTTGTTTCTTGAAAAACGTTAGAGAAACTTCAAAAGCAGGAGGTCTGATCCAGCTACAAAAGACACTTCTTTATGATATTTTGGGAATACGTTTAAAATTTCATGATACTGACAAAGGCATCAATGTAATTAGGCATAGACTTTGCTCTAAAAGGATCCTCctaattcttgatgatgtggatggCTTGGTCCAACTAGAAACATTAGCTGGAGCTCGCGATTGGTTTGGTTTAGGAAGTAGAATCATCataacaacaagagatcaaGAAATACTAGATAACTTTGAAGTTGATTCAAAATGCGAGGTGATGACTTTGGATGACAATGAAGCTCTTGAGCTGTTTAGCTTGTATGCTTTTAAGAAAGATGAACCACTTGAAGATTACATGGACCTCTCCAAACAAGTGATAAAATATGCTCAAGGTCTTCCTCTAGCTTTAACAGTGCTAGGTTCGGATCTAAAAGGTCGAAATATAGATCAATGGAAAAGTGCATTGGATAAGTATAGAAAAATTCCCCACCGAAAAATTCAGAGCGTACTTCAAATAAGTTATGATAGTTTggaaattggtgagaaagacatgttccttgatattgcatttttcttcaaaggAGAACCTTTGGCTAAGAtcatgaaaatatttgatagttGCGGTTTTTATCCGGTTCATGGTATCCAAAGGCTTATGGAAAAGTGTCTTATTACAGTTGAAAGGTATGGTGATGAATGTGTTTGGATGCATGACTTACTACAAGTTATGGGTAAAGAAGTTGTTCAAGAAAAATCATCCAAAGATCCTAGCAAACGTAGCAGATTGTGGTTTTACAAGGATGTTCGTGAAGTGTTGGAAGAAGATACG GGGCCAAACGAAATTGAAGGTATGGTAATAGATTTTCCTGAAGACGATGAGGAGATAAGCTTGCATACAGAAGCATTTCGACATATGAAAAGACTTAGGATCCTGATAAATCGTAATGCACGTTTTTCTCATGGACCTAATTATCTCTCTGACAAGTTAAGAGTCCTTGATTGGTATAACTATCCTTTACCATATTTGCCACATAATTTTCAAGGGAAGAATCTAATTGTCTTTAGAATGCATGATAGCATCATCAAGGAATTAGGGGATGGATTCAAGCCCAAG AATTTGACGACCATGGCTTTCAGATCTTGTAGTTACTTAACAGAAATTCCAGATCTTTCAAGCACCCCTAATTTGAAGGAATTGACTGTCAAATATTGTGTCAGTGTAGTTAAGGTGCATGATTCCGTTGGATCTTTGGAATATCTTTCTAAGTTGGATTTTGAGGGATGCTCTAAACTCcgaattcttccaagaagccttaaGTTGAGATCTTTACACTTGCTTAATCTTGGATATTGCTCAAGCCTCCATGATCTTCCTGAAATGGAGTGCAAAATGGAATGTTTACGTCACTTGAGTCTACATGGAACTGCTGTAGAAGAACTACCTTTATCCATTGGGAACCTTGTTGGACTTGAGCGTTTATATCTAAGGAACTGCAAAAGCCTTCTACATCTCCCAATTGCTTTGATCCAGTTGCAATATTTAAGCCTGCTTTTTATTGGTGGTTGTACAAATATTGTAAAGAAGATGCGGGATGATGGACAATCCCTTGATCTGCCTAATGATTCTACAACAATGGAAGATGAGATATCAAATCCAAGCAATGGAAACACTACATTACAA GGACTCTATGATTATGACGTTACTTTGTTTCCGAAAAATCAGATTCCAAACTGGTTCAAatatgttcatgagtttttagATAATGAAATGGAGAAAGGGCATGATGATGATGCCCGACGGAGGGGAACAGAAGAATGGGCAATAGATATTGAAGGGCCACACTATTTGGAGGATATTAGTGAAATTGTATTGTATGTCGTACTGTTTTACAATGATGCTCGTCAATGGCGCAGAATTTTTTGTGATGCTAAGATTACCAGTAAGGGCTCAAATCATGTATGCAGTGTTCAGAAATGGGTAGAGTTGGTTAATATGGATTGGAAGAACGAGGGAGGAACTCGATATGATGTATGGGTGGGGTATTCCAATTTGCAACCTTTTGAGCAAAAGGTTTTGGACAACTTGCAAGTCCAATTTTGTTTCCGTGCTCGTTGTCCCTTTGAGCTGGAGCCGTTTTATAAAAGTTGCAGAGCCAAGGTGGTATACAAGAATGAAACAAGAGCAAacagagaaagaaaaatggatgaAGCCAATGTTCCAAACAGTCCTCAATAG